ctataaaaaaaaactaaccatATCTTGCATAATGCTGTACTGTAAATGCCTCAGTCACCCAAAGTGTTTGTGCTACATAGCTGATCACTTCTTGTTAGCCTGAAACTCTTCACTCCTAAAGAGGAGATTTGGACTTTCTCACAGAGAGATGTCCCAGTTTTTAAATCTGCATTCTAAACTGTGCTTTCCATCCAGAATCGGCTGCTCTCAGCACGAGAGAGGAGAAGACTGAGACAGTCAAAGGAGAACCAGACGGAACTGGGTATATGAACATGTTGGATTATTCTAGAATGGGCATGTGAACATGCTGTATTATTCTACAGTGGGTATGTGCACATGCTGGGATATTCCAGAATGGGTATGTGAACATGTTGGAATATTCTAGACTGATAAAATCAAGACATTCCTGTAGGTATAGATTGTCACTGCGaaaattgtttttctatttttattttttaatttgtctgCTTAGGTTGAAAGTTGTTACGGGATTAACTGAACAGATCTTAGACTCAAAATCCTGATTATTATTAATCTCATGCTGACTTGACATTGTGGAGATGAAAGATTTTCTTCAGACAGTGACAATATGAATTCATGAATTTGGAGAATCCTCACCGCTCCTCCGTGATCAAAGTGGGCAGGTGTTTGCGATATGAAAGGGCTTATTGTGTGTTGCACTCTGCGGCCTCTCGTTAAAGCTTCTCCTTCCCTTTGAAGCGGCTCCTGCCATCCAGAGGGCATCATGTGATGTTCCCTCGTTAGTCTCCAAGCACACTGACCAGCCAGACTTCTCCAGACCTGCCAGCGTAGTTGCGGTAACGCACAAGGTAGGATGGACTACAAGGTGATCGATTGTCTAGACAAAGTGTTAAGAGTCCAATTTCTCTCTTACTCTACAGTTTAGTGCCCATGATGTCATTCTATTGATCGGTTCAAATGTGGATTTAATAACTACCTGATAAGTTAAATCAGGTATATTCAAATgggaaggggggtggggggtgttgatTTATGCAGCATTTTGGTGGAATTAGATATAGAAGTATTCTGTCTTGAAACAGGAGCAGAAGTCGTCATGGCAGGAGTCAGACGAAGAGGAGTGCAGTTCCTCAACCAGCTCCACAGAGCGCTGGGAGGGAGACTACAGAGAAGGGTGAGaggcttctcacacacacacacacacacacttctggaaACATGGTCTGATCCTGATCCATGGACTAGCAATCTATTATTaaacaggaaaaatgaaaaacaattatacTTGTTGCATCTTGTGTATATAATAGAGTATTTATTGATGTACttataattaaatgtatttatttaattaaggAAAAGTAAAACTGGTTTATATATACAACAGACTTATTTAACAGTCAGTTTACTAAGCACACACTGAGCCCAAACCAAAACTAAACACTTTCAGTCAATAGTTCCccatataataaaatgtataattgcCCAGGTAATTTCCATCATAtctgtttgttaaaaagcaaaaGTGTCTCTGTTGCATTACAGAAAAAGCGAGACCAATGAGATGCAAGACCTGGTCCAGATGATGACGCAGACATTAAGAATGGATGCCAGAGACGTGTCATGCGAGCAAGAGGACTCGCActgccactctgacacactTCCTGAGTTCAGACTAAACAGGAAATACAGAGACACCCTGATGCTTCATGGGAAGGCTCAAGAGGGAGAGGCCAACTTCCCCTCAGGTCTGGTTCTCTCATTCCACAATGGCCTTCCAATGAACATCCATGCTGCCAGTTCATGTGACTGTGATGTACATAGTACTTTGTGTAAACTATGACTTAAAAATATAAGTTTAGCTTTTTTATGGAATTTAGGTGAATTTGAAGCAGCTTTTCCAAAAAGATCTTACCATTAAAGATTTTCTGGCACAGAGAGCTCAAAGCAGTTTGTCCTGCTGTGTCACTGTGAGATGTGTGCTCTGACGTCTTGGGGAAACTCTATCCCCTCGACTTGCATTCATAGGCAGAGTTTGGTTAAGgccttctttcctctctgttcaGACGACTCTTCAGGGCAAGCCAAGATCCGGAGAGCCATCGAGCACCTGCGCACAGACGTGCTTAAAGGACTCGGAGTGAAGCTGCTCAACAAAGTCCTGGACATCATGCAGGAAGAGGACGAGGACCGGAGAGAGGTGATTCAGTTGTAGTTTCCTAGCCCAACATGGACCGTTAAGTAGAACTCAACCTTCTGATGTTCGGGGGATAGCTCAGCATGCTCCAGCTACAGATTTAGGCTGCTTTGACACTGTTGGTATCTTTAAAGAAGAGTTTAaagaacactttttttaaagaacaccTTTTAAAGTACTGGACACAGGCAAAGCAAGATTATAACCATTTCATCAAACTTTTTCTTGCAGGTTCTTCTTCGGCAGCAGATGGGGGAGGAAAAATACAAGTTATATGCTGTAATGGTGCGACAGCTAAAATTCTTTGAGGATGTTACTTTTAGGGACTAAATACATCTGATATACAGATCTGTCACAGCTCAACAGGCCACCACTAATGAACTACTTTCGCCAGAGTTTTGACAGCCAGTTCAAATTTATTACGAACAATACGTTTTGATGCTGTTGAAAATAGATATGCAATGATGACACTACATATGCAGTCCATCTACATTACTGTTCCATTGGTCTATGTTGTGTACATAACCCAATTATTCCacattcctttttcttttaaaatgtgtacatgATCATAAACTTTAAATTGGTTTTACATAGCAAACTTGAAACCATGATAGATGTTAAAGTTAGTTGTTTTTCTATAATCTGTACAATGCACATTATATTGCTATGGGTACAAATGTAGGGCCATCGATTTAGATAATATTGTACAAAGATGAATATAATGTTGAACGTTTTTATTACACGTTTGATTTTACATGAAACAATGACATGAATGAGTGAAATATGTCCAGCCGCAAAGTTCGCAGGGGTGCTAATGAAAGGGTTCCGTGGGAAACCGGAAGACACTCTACttatgttttttcttctttaagttCTCCTGAGGTTTTTCGCGGTTTTCTGCCGGTGTCTCTGGTAGGGCGGGCTGCCAGGTGAGCGGGTGTCGTCTGTACATAGGCCATGGCGGTAGCGTGAGCTGCAGCAGAGCAaagatgtgtgagagagacagagctactCAATTCTCACCATGCACACAAAAGCAAGCAGAAGGTCTGAAAACCTGTAACCAATAAGTGCTGCGCTATCTGCATTCAAAGGAAAAATCATGCttatatttatcatattttataaattcatATTGTTCATATGCACGTTTgtgaaagaaattatttttgaaacttACATTTTCACGCCATTTTAGTTAATagataaatatgcatttatttgcataaattaCGGTGCACCTGGTTGGACACGTTAATACATTAACTAATGCTGAAAAATATCATCTGCTCACCAAACAGGAGATTGCAAATCCAGCTATCATTATGTAAACAGTCCATCCAAACTGCTCAATAATGAGACCATAAATGAATCCGATGACCTGAAAAAGGAACAAGGGACTGAATGAAAGATGGTGTGGGAtgcagagagggaaggaggctCTGAGATGCAGGGAGGGCCCGTACTCACCGCTGAGACGAGGACAACGCCTTGGAAGATCTGTTCTGCAAGTTTCTGTCCTCTGTAGTCCTAAACGAGCCAACGTGTCAGATGTTCATGTTCAATAACCGCGCCAATGAACATATGTTAACCATATCGTTTTGTGTTTTACAGTCCCGAGGTTTTTAATGTGTATAACTCAGTATTGGCGATTGAGGATACCAGGATTTTATGATAGTTAATTATATAAAGAATTTATAATGGCTCATTTTAACGCCGTTAATGCTATCGTTAGATTTGCTAGCTAGCGAGTTAACGAAATAATAATAACCGTTTGCGCTAAACACTGGATGCATGTTATGCTAAGAAATGCTTATTATTAAAGAAGGCAATGCGTCTTACCATGTGAGCTGGTATGGATTTAAACATAGACAGCATTTTGAAATTAACAGAATTTTCAAACAAGAAATCGCTATAAATTTAAGATTTCCTGTTTCAAAAGCGCACGTAGATTTTTGAAGGACCCGGACCAAAACATCAAGCGGTTTGAGGTGCACTCCATTTACGCAGCATGGGCCTGCGTACTTTAAATCCGCATTTGAGTCCGTTATGTACGCTTTTGAAAATGGGATTTGTGCTTACCAAAAACGTACACCGCATATTTAAACAGATTATATGTAAGACTAAACGTTTTCGTGAGCTCAAACAAACCAAGCaagaaacctttttaaaaatctggcaGCAAGCTGGACACCTCTTTAGTGCCTTCGAGGAAGTAAAGAGGTGGGCAGATACAAGGATGGTCAGTTACCTTCACTGATTTATAAATTGTACGGACACGCGGAAAGCCTCACGTTTAGTGTCGGCTTTGTGGAATATTGTTTGCCGGTCTGTGAATGTTAAATGCGGCGTTTCATTTCGTCCTACAGAAAATTAACATGCGCTATTCTTCGTTTGCGATTTGTTGATGTTGAGTTGGCATTTTGGATGAGACTCCAAATATAGTTGCGCGGTAGGTAAGTTAGCTGGATAGCACCCTGTGTGTCCTTCCTTACggatttctgttttatttgtatcttTGGAAATGCATGCTCTGGTATTTTTACCGTTTCAAATCACGTTATGCACTAACTGAAGCGAGAAGGTAGCTATATATCTCTCATGTGTGTTGCAaccagctaactagctaatgctATCTGGCATTATTTCTGATGATTGACCAGTCGACCGTTAACGTTACTTTCCTCAGACATGTGCACAATAAAATGATTTCTGTTTCCAGAACAGCTCTGCCACTGCTAAAGAGGTGATGCAGTATCTCTGAAATAAGAAAAGACAACAGTAAGCGAGATGACCCTGCGTAGAGGTAAGTAGGATGGCTggatggctctctctctctctttgattgTTCTACTGGAATATGTAGATCCTACTCTCTATAAAATGTCCTGTTTAACCTCGGGTGGGATTAAAGTACGCTTTATCACACGTCTGTTTCAGTGAACGTGCTCATCCTCGTGCTGCTTTCAATAGCctttttaataattttgcaTCGGAATCTGCTCAATCTCAGTGACTTCCTAAAGCAAGAGGATTCAGGTAATGATCCCTCATgtctctgctgtttttgttcttctcaaatgcttattttcttctgtgttttcatgtggGTCTTAAATTCCATCTGTCCATCTCAGATGCAGCAGCAGGCATGATACTGCCCTTTGAATCTGGATTCTTTGCTGATCATAAGATCCGAACAGGAGAGGAGATCCCGGTAGTGATCACCGCCGCAGAGGAGAGgctgggggcagtggtagctgcCATGAACAGCATCAACCGAAATACTGGCGCCAACGTGGTTTTCAACATTGTGACACTTAACGAATCTGTGGCACATCTCAGGTAAGAGTCTGGCTGCATGGTCTTTGGAACTGAGACTGCTGGCCTAGGATCAGTTCTCTGTCTGCATAACTGCCTGCTTAAGTACGTAAAAGGCCCCCAAAAAAGGTCATTTTGGGGTTTGGTGACACTCCTACCGGGTTTATAAGTGTAAGTCTAACGTGTCTATCTCTAACCAGGGCTTGGTTGACGAAGACCGACATCAAACATAAAATCATTACATTTGAGCCAAAGATCCTTGAAGGGAAGATTTCCAATGACCCTCAGAAGGCAGATTTGGTGAAACCGGTAACCATGTGCACCTGTTATAACATGTTGGACTTTGTGTGTTATGGGAACATGAATTCTCCATTTTGAGCATGTTTGTTTCTTAGCTGACCTTTGCTAGATTCTACATGCCATTGTTCATCCCCGATGCAGAAAAAGTGATTTACCTGGATGATGATGTTATTGTACAAGGTACGTATAAAAGGATATGGATGCCCAACCCCAAGAACGGGTTGTTCTGGTCATTCGTGATTTAGCTACATTGAAAATGCGATCTCTCTGTTGCAGGTGATATCCGGGAGCTTTTTGAGACGAGCCTGAAGGCTGGACATGCCGCTGCGTTTTCTGACGACTGCGACTCTGCGTCCTCCAAAGGCTTTGTTAGAGGAGCGGGAAACCAGGCAAGTATCGGTCACATCAGCACCAGAGAATAAAAGGTTCAATTTCACTCAGGAAACTAATGACATACCAAAAGAAACGCACCGAACACTGATGACAAAATTACTATATCCAGATCTTATATTCTGCGTAGGTTTACACAGCAACATGACTGCATACACTAGTTTTGCGCTTCCCTTTTACAGAACAATTACATTGGCTTTTTGGATTTCAAAAAAGATGCCATAAAGAAACTTGGAATGAAAGCAAACACATGCTCTTTCAACCCTGGCGTTATCGTGGCAAACCTAACTGAGTGGAAACACCAGAATATTACAAGGCAACTCGAGCAGTGGATGCAGCTGAACGTCAGGTGAGAGGCAGTTGTGGGCCAGGCCTGTCCCAGGAAGTGTGGAAATGTTATGTTGCAATGTGATATTTTTGCAAGGCAAAGAACAGAAACCTTTCAAGGCTGGATTTTATATAGATTGTATAATTAAGACTCTTATTGAGGCATGCATCTTATTTGTCATTGCACATTATGACTTGAGATCCATGTTAAATCTGCAACAGGCAAGCATTATTGGATCCTAAAAGGTGTTGCATGCCTATAAAGTCCCAGTAACATGATTACACAATACAGCTCAAGATCAACTGGTAGGACCACAATGCTTGTGTCAAGCTGATTTCATTACGCAAGTTGAATGCTTAAGCATTGAAGTGGAGCATTTTTCACACCTTCATTACCTGTTTCCATCACTGACAAGTCCAGCTCCTATGTCCCATCTGTCTGAGCAGGGAAGACCTCTACAGCAGAACCCTAGCAGACAGCTTCACCACCCCTCCCTTACTTATTGTGTTCTACAAGCACCACTCCAGCCTGGACCCTATGTGGCATGTCCGACACCTCGGTGAGATTAAGCGTTTTTTGCCTTTCACTCGATTCCAGTCATTTAAAACTTTAGCACTGTGAAGAGATCTAGGTCCTGTTTTCCAAGTTTTAAACTTGGTGAATCAGAGAACCTAAGGTCCATATAACAAGAATTATTTGTCTTTCCTGACCTATGGTCAGGATTGATACACTTAAACTGACTGATGTTCTCCTTTGATACCAAGTAAATCTTGGTCTGTGTATTAAGCATAAATAGATTGAGAGTCTGTTCTTTTTGATATGGAAACGTTTTCAGGAGCTGTTGGAGCTGGAAATCGCTACTCTCCACAGTTTGTGAGAGCTGCCAAACTTCTCCACTGGAACGGACATTATAAGCCATGGGGGAGAGCCGCCTCCTTTTCTGACATTTGGGACAAGTGGTACATTCCAGACCCCACTGGTAAATTTCATCCAATCAGAAGACACCCTGGGGACAAGTAGGGTCGGAATCAAGATCTGAACAACGCACAGCTACTGCCTCACGCTCGGACAGCCTGTGACGTTGTCAGAACATGGGTGCGGTGCTATAATCAGACTATCAGAACACAGGTGCAGTGCTGTAATTTTGCAATTCTGCAAATGGTGTTTTAAGGGTAGTCAGGGATTCAATTAATGCGGCTGCTTCCGTCACGTCCTTTCTGAGGAATGTATctttggaggggaaaaaaaaacaaaacacaatgctGAATATTTAGGAATGATTTTTCCCTTCAATCAATTACACTAGTGCTTAGATTTGTGCACACGACACAATCTCCAGTAAAACACTACCTCAGCCGTCTCCTGTACATTTAATGAGGAATGGTCCAGCTTCTCCTCTTTAAGGACAATACTTTATTACACTAGGTTCTCccagtgttcatttattttggtGATATTTCCCCATACAATGCTGACACTGCGACCTGTTTCATTGAAAGTTAATGAGatgcattccccccccccccttttttttttttcttcttctggcTTGCCAAACATGGAACGGAACCACTGCAGCAGATCTGTCACattgattgcttttttttttttttgcactaaaTATTGATTTGCTTACAGTGTAAAGTGAAAGTATGCATGCATGTCATTCTGTAATTATTAAATGCAAGTTAAAGCCCACAGCAGCAGCATTCCCACTACAGTATCAGTTGATACTCCTGTTAAGAACTGGGCCGTTTTATATACAGAGAAGCTATTAATTGTTTCTGTATTGAACATCACTGAGTAAAGTCAATAATCATTTGTATCTGAccagttttcttttgttcactCTTCTGAAACATGCAATCACATTACACATTAACCACTTCAAGTTTACCAAATAGGTCATTCTGGTTTTGCATCCAACGGTCACGGTCAGTGAAAAGGTATGAGAACACCTGCATGGGTAATGTAGGTCAACAATGCCATAAAGCTGGGTTTTGGAATCAGACCACAGGCTCTCGTCTCAGTTCCTATCTGATTCAAATCAGATGTGCAGATCCATCAGGTCCCTATTCAAAGGTTTCTAAAAACCACAACACAGTATTAAAGTCTTTGTTTAATGATCTATATGTACAACAGGTCCTATTTTGCTCCCATATCCATATCAGTCAAGGGAGGAAACAGGATCACACACACCAATGGAATCTGTTCTCGATGTGGGCAGGACATTTCATACAAAATCTGTGCTGAAGTCATATGCATCATCGTTGTTCCGCTGTGCCTCCAACAGATCTGTGTTTACAGAGACAGGTTGCGCCattccttttatttgtttacctATGGAGACAGAAGTATGTTAAGCACACTAAGTGCGTCGTTTCTATCATCACAGCTGAGAGAGGCACCTACGGGGCATTTTCACATGCTGAGCTAAAGCAGGGGCAGTAGGCACAA
The Electrophorus electricus isolate fEleEle1 chromosome 20, fEleEle1.pri, whole genome shotgun sequence genome window above contains:
- the spcs1 gene encoding signal peptidase complex subunit 1, which gives rise to MLSMFKSIPAHMDYRGQKLAEQIFQGVVLVSAVIGFIYGLIIEQFGWTVYIMIAGFAISCLLTLPPWPMYRRHPLTWQPALPETPAENREKPQENLKKKKHK
- the glt8d1 gene encoding glycosyltransferase 8 domain-containing protein 1 — protein: MTLRRVNVLILVLLSIAFLIILHRNLLNLSDFLKQEDSDAAAGMILPFESGFFADHKIRTGEEIPVVITAAEERLGAVVAAMNSINRNTGANVVFNIVTLNESVAHLRAWLTKTDIKHKIITFEPKILEGKISNDPQKADLVKPLTFARFYMPLFIPDAEKVIYLDDDVIVQGDIRELFETSLKAGHAAAFSDDCDSASSKGFVRGAGNQNNYIGFLDFKKDAIKKLGMKANTCSFNPGVIVANLTEWKHQNITRQLEQWMQLNVREDLYSRTLADSFTTPPLLIVFYKHHSSLDPMWHVRHLGAVGAGNRYSPQFVRAAKLLHWNGHYKPWGRAASFSDIWDKWYIPDPTGKFHPIRRHPGDK